From the Hymenobacter yonginensis genome, one window contains:
- a CDS encoding SH3 domain-containing protein: MLKKLFLFFTASLLTAGSAMAQPGAQELQKADSAFVAGAYTPAYQLYRQVLRQHKVASPQMLLRMAYVQDGLGHYPAALYYLSMAYKRQPSLATWRKMAALARDRRLTGYPDTWRQDLRLLVQRYYYPGLQVLLIGAVVGGMLLILRRRRLSRGWWVSYGTYLLLAGVYLLRLAPERAALVARPRAALMSGPSAGASWLTTAAAGDRLLVQGRQDTWYRVQWQGQDAYIRTQDLLLVQ; encoded by the coding sequence TTGCTGAAAAAACTCTTCCTTTTTTTTACCGCCTCGCTGCTGACTGCCGGCTCAGCCATGGCGCAGCCGGGGGCGCAGGAGCTCCAGAAAGCCGATTCGGCGTTTGTTGCCGGCGCTTATACACCTGCTTATCAGCTATATCGACAGGTACTACGCCAACACAAGGTAGCCTCGCCCCAGATGCTGCTGCGCATGGCCTACGTGCAGGATGGTTTGGGCCACTATCCGGCCGCCCTTTACTACCTGAGCATGGCCTACAAGCGCCAGCCCAGCCTCGCCACGTGGCGCAAGATGGCCGCCCTGGCCCGCGACCGGCGCCTGACCGGCTACCCCGACACTTGGCGCCAGGACCTGCGCCTGCTGGTGCAGCGCTATTATTACCCGGGTTTGCAAGTGCTGCTGATTGGGGCCGTGGTGGGGGGTATGCTGCTGATTCTGCGCCGCCGCCGGCTTAGCCGTGGCTGGTGGGTATCGTACGGCACGTATCTGCTGCTGGCGGGCGTGTACCTGCTGCGGCTGGCGCCCGAGCGGGCGGCACTGGTGGCTCGCCCCCGCGCCGCGCTGATGAGCGGCCCCAGCGCCGGCGCCTCCTGGCTCACCACCGCCGCCGCCGGCGACCGGCTCCTGGTGCAGGGCCGCCAGGACACCTGGTACCGCGTGCAATGGCAAGGTCAGGATGCATACATCCGCACCCAGGATTTGCTGCTGGTGCAGTGA